The Pseudofrankia inefficax genome window below encodes:
- a CDS encoding 2,3,4,5-tetrahydropyridine-2,6-dicarboxylate N-succinyltransferase, whose product MSTSSFVSPLDSGIDELWARRADITPADADARKAVVAAVDAIDAGEARVAFVAADGSVVVDERAKHAILLSFKVLPMGESNAGDFRYNDRMPLKTRFDGVRVVPGAIVRWGAHIAPGAVLMPSYTNIGGFVDSGSMVDTWATVGSCAQVGKNVHLSGGVGLGGVLEPPNAVPVIVEDDAFVGSRSMIIDGARVHRGAKLGAGSILTASTHVFDANTGEEYPRGEIPERAVAVGASRVKSFPGGDFAMPCMLVLRTLAEGQIHDKLALNDILREHGVAT is encoded by the coding sequence GTGAGCACTTCATCCTTCGTCTCTCCGCTGGACTCGGGCATCGACGAGCTCTGGGCGCGCCGGGCGGACATCACCCCGGCCGACGCGGACGCCCGCAAGGCCGTCGTCGCGGCCGTGGACGCCATCGACGCCGGCGAGGCTCGGGTCGCGTTCGTCGCCGCCGACGGCTCGGTGGTCGTCGATGAGCGGGCCAAGCACGCGATCCTGCTGTCCTTCAAGGTTCTGCCCATGGGCGAGTCGAACGCCGGCGACTTCCGCTACAACGACCGGATGCCGCTGAAGACCCGGTTCGACGGCGTCCGCGTCGTCCCCGGCGCGATTGTCCGCTGGGGCGCCCATATCGCCCCCGGCGCCGTGCTCATGCCGAGCTACACCAACATCGGCGGCTTCGTCGACTCCGGCTCGATGGTCGACACCTGGGCCACCGTCGGCTCCTGCGCGCAGGTGGGCAAGAACGTGCACCTGTCCGGTGGGGTCGGCCTCGGCGGCGTGCTGGAGCCGCCGAACGCGGTGCCGGTCATCGTCGAGGACGACGCCTTCGTCGGCAGCCGCTCAATGATCATCGATGGTGCCCGGGTGCACCGTGGCGCGAAACTCGGCGCGGGCTCGATCCTCACCGCATCCACTCACGTCTTCGACGCGAACACCGGGGAGGAGTACCCCCGCGGGGAGATCCCCGAGCGAGCCGTCGCCGTCGGCGCGAGCCGGGTCAAGAGCTTCCCCGGGGGAGATTTCGCGATGCCCTGCATGCTCGTGCTGCGCACCCTGGCCGAGGGGCAGATCCACGACAAGCTGGCGCTGAACGACATCCTGCGCGAACACGGCGTCGCCACCTGA
- a CDS encoding putative acetyltransferase: MFLLGSRATDSLVSTSTVPCRQQGRSLVVYVVRITLADIGARVVIRRRIAGPVPLTDVIGTLQSWTAGVLTVVDANGEVTRVAEADLVAAKVVPPRPDRRRPEPDPPDPEDRGLEVRR, translated from the coding sequence ATGTTCCTCCTCGGCTCACGGGCGACTGATTCCTTAGTATCGACCTCGACCGTTCCGTGTCGACAGCAAGGGCGTTCGCTGGTCGTGTATGTCGTCCGCATCACTCTGGCCGACATCGGCGCGCGGGTCGTGATCCGGCGCCGCATCGCGGGGCCGGTGCCGCTGACGGACGTTATCGGAACCCTCCAGTCCTGGACAGCCGGGGTGCTCACGGTCGTCGACGCGAATGGCGAGGTCACCAGGGTCGCGGAGGCCGATCTCGTCGCGGCCAAGGTCGTCCCACCGCGACCTGACCGGCGCCGGCCGGAGCCCGACCCGCCGGATCCGGAGGACAGGGGTCTGGAGGTCCGTCGATGA
- a CDS encoding transglutaminase-like domain-containing protein translates to MSARSRARFTDVVRRTPIDLALACQLIAAEADPEAETADVLGALDRLTDEARPVLAAKVSRARAAGGQAGDTMATSEPLDAAEALHESLGLRGGYSGLQGDYDDLRSSLLPEVLRRRHGLPILLSVIWLEVAARLGVPAYPVGLPGHMVVAIGTPRENVLVDPFAGGRRITVHDAAARVRAAGVPFSRAQLAPMNREDLLARVLGNIRVLAARADSTSTRLWAVELSLLLPHHPASLRRERGELRIRRGDYLGGARDLATFADAVDAAEPTAAAAARAAARAARSRLN, encoded by the coding sequence ATGAGCGCCCGCAGCCGAGCCCGCTTCACCGATGTCGTCAGAAGGACTCCCATCGACCTCGCCCTCGCCTGCCAGCTGATCGCCGCCGAGGCCGACCCGGAGGCCGAGACCGCCGACGTCCTCGGGGCGCTCGACCGGCTCACCGACGAGGCCCGGCCGGTCCTCGCCGCCAAGGTCTCCCGGGCCCGCGCGGCCGGCGGCCAGGCCGGGGACACGATGGCGACGTCGGAGCCGCTGGACGCCGCCGAGGCGCTGCACGAGTCGCTCGGGCTGCGCGGCGGCTACTCGGGCCTGCAGGGCGACTACGACGACCTGCGCTCGTCGCTGCTGCCGGAGGTGCTGCGCCGACGGCACGGCCTGCCGATCCTGCTCTCGGTCATCTGGCTGGAGGTGGCCGCCCGGTTGGGGGTGCCGGCCTACCCGGTCGGGCTACCGGGCCACATGGTCGTGGCGATCGGGACTCCGCGCGAGAACGTGCTGGTGGATCCGTTCGCCGGCGGGCGGCGGATCACGGTCCACGACGCGGCAGCCCGGGTTCGGGCGGCCGGTGTCCCGTTCAGCCGGGCCCAGCTCGCCCCGATGAACCGGGAGGACCTGCTCGCCCGGGTGCTGGGCAACATCCGCGTCCTGGCCGCCAGGGCGGACTCGACGTCGACCAGGCTGTGGGCGGTCGAGCTGTCCCTGCTGCTCCCGCACCATCCCGCGAGCCTGCGCCGCGAGCGCGGCGAACTGCGTATCCGCCGGGGCGACTACCTCGGCGGCGCCCGCGACCTCGCCACCTTCGCCGACGCGGTGGACGCGGCCGAGCCGACGGCGGCCGCGGCGGCCCGTGCCGCCGCCCGCGCGGCCCGCTCCCGGCTCAACTAG
- the mshB gene encoding N-acetyl-1-D-myo-inositol-2-amino-2-deoxy-alpha-D-glucopyranoside deacetylase — protein sequence MFVHAHPDDEIIATGISIAHYAATPDTHVTLVTCTLGELGEVLVPELEHLRSDLGDQLGGYRMSELAAACVALGLDDQRYLGGPARFRDSGMMGTPGNDDPRCFWQADLTEATAELVRIVREVRPQVLVSYDSNGGYGHPDHIRAHQITVAAFTAAADPDFAPDAGEPWAPSKLYETALPKSFVQRAVERFSDVEGTPFHGATSADDVPMGVPDEVITTRIEAPEYLDAKLAALRAHRTQIAVDGFFFALADGVGQPAFTVDHYVLTRGEPVPTNGPDGTAYETDLFAGLDL from the coding sequence ATGTTCGTGCACGCCCACCCGGACGACGAGATCATCGCGACCGGGATCTCCATCGCCCACTACGCGGCCACGCCCGACACCCACGTCACACTGGTCACCTGCACCCTCGGCGAGCTCGGCGAGGTTCTCGTCCCCGAGCTGGAGCACCTGCGCAGCGACCTCGGCGACCAGCTCGGCGGCTACCGGATGTCCGAGCTGGCGGCGGCCTGTGTCGCCCTGGGCCTCGACGACCAGCGCTATCTCGGTGGCCCGGCCCGGTTCCGGGACAGCGGCATGATGGGCACGCCCGGCAACGACGACCCGCGCTGCTTCTGGCAGGCCGACCTCACCGAGGCGACCGCCGAGCTAGTCCGGATCGTCCGTGAGGTCCGGCCACAGGTCCTGGTCAGCTACGACTCCAACGGCGGCTACGGCCACCCGGACCACATCCGCGCGCACCAGATCACGGTCGCGGCGTTCACCGCGGCCGCCGACCCGGACTTCGCTCCCGACGCGGGCGAACCCTGGGCACCGTCGAAGCTGTACGAGACGGCGCTGCCGAAGTCGTTCGTCCAGCGCGCCGTCGAGCGGTTCTCCGACGTCGAGGGAACCCCGTTCCACGGTGCGACCAGCGCCGACGACGTCCCGATGGGCGTGCCGGACGAGGTCATCACTACCCGGATCGAGGCGCCCGAGTACCTGGACGCGAAGCTCGCGGCGCTGCGGGCGCACCGCACCCAGATCGCCGTCGACGGGTTCTTCTTCGCCCTGGCCGACGGGGTCGGCCAGCCGGCGTTCACCGTCGACCACTATGTCCTGACCCGGGGCGAGCCCGTCCCGACGAACGGGCCGGACGGCACCGCGTACGAGACGGACCTGTTCGCCGGCCTCGATCTCTGA
- the fdxA gene encoding ferredoxin, with protein MTYVIAEPCVDVKDRACIEECPVDCIYEGGRMLYIQPDECVDCGACEPVCPVEAIYYEDDVPEQWKPYTDTNASFFEELGSPGGASKVGALDYDPPAVAALAPQGEH; from the coding sequence GTGACCTACGTCATCGCCGAGCCCTGTGTCGATGTTAAGGACAGGGCTTGCATCGAGGAGTGCCCGGTCGACTGCATCTACGAAGGCGGACGGATGCTCTACATCCAGCCTGACGAGTGCGTCGACTGCGGTGCATGTGAGCCGGTCTGCCCGGTTGAGGCCATCTACTACGAAGACGATGTGCCCGAGCAGTGGAAGCCGTACACCGACACGAACGCGAGCTTCTTCGAGGAGCTCGGCTCGCCCGGTGGCGCTTCCAAGGTCGGCGCACTTGACTACGACCCGCCGGCGGTTGCCGCGCTGGCCCCCCAGGGCGAGCACTGA
- the dapC gene encoding succinyldiaminopimelate transaminase: MTSPTGVPRTTRAGGRAKVRLPDFPWDTLAQYKQKASQHPYGLVDLSVGTPVDPVPAVIQRALAAAADSPGYPQVWGTPELRDAAAGWMARRLGVRVDPSAVLPVLGTKELVAQLPTQLGLGPGDRVWVPTPAYPTYEVGALLARCEPVYGPADGVALVWLNSPSNPTGRCMSVEEMRAVVGWARQRGVIVASDECYIELGWENRAVSVLHPDVCGGSHEGLLAVHSLSKRSNLAGYRAGFVAGDPVLVRELLELRKHSGFMLPGPVQAAMTAGLADDMHVADQRARYVNRRTVLAAALAVAGFTIEHSEAGLYLWATRGEDAWATVDALASVGVLVAPGTFYGEAGRRHVRVALTAPDAHVATVPERMAMLPPPRSAAPATGPRTGGYAYPPAGQAPPTGPVRITGPGGGAPGGHQPPAPGRGPAGQGQPGYGQSRPGAGPPGPPPGYGQADHGQGGYGQPDHGQLDRSQAGYSQPDHGQGGYGQRAPGQPDPARQGPDRQGPDRQGVFDTFAGLADTYGGPDEQDGPADLR, from the coding sequence TTGACCAGCCCCACCGGCGTACCCCGCACGACCCGGGCGGGCGGCCGGGCGAAGGTCCGGCTGCCTGACTTTCCCTGGGACACGCTGGCGCAGTACAAGCAGAAGGCCAGCCAGCACCCGTACGGCCTGGTGGACCTGTCCGTCGGCACTCCGGTAGACCCGGTGCCGGCGGTCATCCAGCGCGCCCTCGCCGCCGCCGCGGACTCTCCCGGCTACCCCCAGGTGTGGGGTACGCCGGAGCTACGGGACGCGGCGGCCGGGTGGATGGCCCGGCGGCTCGGCGTTCGCGTCGACCCGTCGGCCGTGCTGCCCGTGCTCGGGACCAAGGAGCTGGTCGCCCAGCTGCCGACCCAGCTTGGCCTCGGCCCGGGTGACCGGGTCTGGGTGCCGACTCCGGCGTACCCGACGTACGAGGTCGGCGCGCTGCTCGCCCGCTGCGAGCCGGTCTACGGGCCGGCGGACGGCGTGGCGCTGGTGTGGCTGAACTCACCGTCCAACCCGACCGGCCGCTGCATGAGCGTCGAGGAGATGCGGGCGGTCGTCGGGTGGGCCCGGCAGCGAGGCGTGATCGTCGCCAGCGACGAGTGCTACATCGAGCTCGGCTGGGAGAACCGGGCCGTCTCGGTGCTGCACCCGGACGTCTGCGGCGGCTCGCACGAGGGCCTGCTGGCGGTGCACTCGCTGTCTAAGCGGTCGAACCTGGCCGGCTACCGCGCCGGGTTCGTCGCCGGCGACCCGGTGCTGGTCCGGGAGCTGCTCGAGCTGCGCAAGCACTCGGGCTTCATGCTGCCCGGCCCGGTCCAGGCGGCCATGACGGCGGGGCTCGCCGACGACATGCACGTCGCCGACCAGCGGGCCAGGTACGTCAACCGGCGCACCGTGCTCGCCGCGGCGCTCGCCGTCGCCGGGTTCACGATCGAGCACAGCGAGGCCGGCCTGTACCTGTGGGCCACCCGCGGTGAGGACGCGTGGGCGACGGTGGACGCGCTGGCGAGCGTCGGCGTGCTGGTCGCGCCGGGAACGTTCTACGGCGAGGCCGGCCGGCGGCACGTCCGGGTCGCGCTGACGGCGCCGGACGCCCACGTGGCGACGGTGCCCGAACGCATGGCCATGCTGCCGCCACCCCGCTCGGCCGCGCCGGCCACCGGCCCGCGCACCGGCGGGTACGCCTATCCGCCAGCCGGGCAGGCACCGCCGACCGGTCCTGTGCGCATCACCGGCCCGGGAGGCGGCGCACCCGGCGGCCACCAGCCCCCCGCGCCCGGCCGCGGTCCCGCCGGTCAGGGGCAACCCGGGTACGGGCAGTCACGGCCAGGTGCCGGGCCGCCAGGCCCACCGCCCGGCTATGGCCAGGCTGACCACGGTCAGGGTGGTTATGGCCAGCCGGACCATGGTCAGCTCGACCGTAGTCAGGCCGGTTACAGCCAGCCCGACCACGGTCAGGGTGGTTACGGCCAGCGGGCGCCCGGCCAGCCCGACCCCGCCCGTCAGGGCCCGGACCGTCAGGGCCCGGACCGGCAAGGGGTCTTCGACACCTTCGCGGGTCTCGCGGACACCTACGGAGGCCCGGACGAGCAGGACGGTCCAGCCGACCTGAGGTGA
- a CDS encoding DUF6113 family protein — translation MPRPSTGPRSPAPGGPDAGAAGARPEDSIAARVTGLGSTDRLPANPPRLFLAAAYALGLVLGFVLGLYGVVWVPEGLRLGGVFLSVGLLLALVGNTAVALLVRWLTGTRLGALVVLIGWAPVVLALGSSRPEGDLMLRATTTGYLFLALGALAPVTVAVVGTAKRGLTAFTLPPPGSSR, via the coding sequence ATGCCTCGCCCCAGCACAGGCCCGCGCTCGCCGGCACCCGGCGGGCCGGACGCGGGCGCCGCCGGCGCGCGACCGGAGGACTCGATCGCGGCCCGGGTGACGGGGCTCGGCTCGACCGACCGGTTGCCGGCAAACCCGCCGCGGCTCTTTCTCGCCGCGGCTTACGCGCTCGGGCTCGTCCTCGGGTTCGTGCTCGGCCTCTACGGCGTCGTCTGGGTGCCGGAGGGGCTGCGGCTGGGGGGCGTCTTCCTGTCCGTCGGGCTGCTGCTCGCGCTGGTCGGCAACACCGCCGTCGCGCTGCTGGTCCGCTGGCTGACCGGGACCCGCCTGGGCGCCCTCGTCGTGCTGATCGGCTGGGCCCCGGTCGTCCTGGCGCTCGGCTCGTCCCGGCCGGAGGGGGACCTGATGCTGCGGGCCACCACCACCGGCTACCTGTTCCTCGCCCTCGGCGCGCTCGCCCCGGTGACGGTGGCCGTCGTCGGGACGGCCAAGCGCGGCCTGACGGCGTTCACGCTGCCGCCGCCCGGGTCGTCCAGGTAG
- the dapE gene encoding succinyl-diaminopimelate desuccinylase, giving the protein MGLDVAVPAGELTGALVDFASVSGSEGPLADAVEAALVGLPGLTVDRDGDAVVARTSLGRPTRVVLAGHLDTVPIADNVPSRREGDRLYGCGTSDMKSGVAVMLHLAATVAAESLVHDLTWVFYDNEEVDASRNGLRRLAERHRDWLEGDLAVLMEPTGGEIEAGCQGTLRVIATLPGRRAHSARSWLGDNAIHRAGDLLTRLAAYQPRTVEIDGCAYREGLSAVRISGGVAGNVIPDRCEVTINFRFAPDRDVAGALAHVQEVLAGYELELTDSSGGALPGLSAPAAAAFVTATGRQPRAKYGWTDVARFAALGIPALNYGPGDPNLAHTRDEYVELPLVEEAERVLRAYLTTRS; this is encoded by the coding sequence ATGGGACTTGATGTCGCGGTGCCGGCGGGGGAGCTGACCGGGGCGCTGGTGGACTTCGCGTCGGTGAGCGGTTCCGAGGGGCCGCTCGCCGACGCGGTCGAGGCGGCGCTCGTTGGTCTGCCGGGGCTGACGGTCGACCGGGACGGCGACGCGGTGGTGGCGCGCACGAGCCTCGGGCGCCCCACCCGGGTGGTGCTCGCGGGGCATCTCGACACCGTGCCGATCGCCGACAACGTGCCGTCGCGCCGGGAGGGCGACCGGCTCTACGGGTGCGGCACGTCCGACATGAAGTCCGGCGTCGCCGTCATGCTGCACCTCGCCGCCACCGTGGCGGCGGAGTCCCTGGTGCACGACCTGACCTGGGTGTTCTACGACAACGAGGAGGTCGACGCCTCCCGCAACGGGCTGCGTCGGCTCGCCGAGCGGCACCGGGACTGGCTGGAGGGCGACCTCGCGGTCCTGATGGAGCCCACGGGCGGGGAGATAGAGGCCGGCTGCCAGGGAACGTTGCGGGTGATCGCGACCCTGCCCGGCCGCCGCGCCCACTCGGCCCGTTCCTGGCTCGGGGACAACGCCATCCACCGGGCCGGAGACCTGCTCACCCGGCTCGCGGCCTACCAGCCGCGCACGGTCGAGATCGACGGCTGTGCCTACCGGGAGGGGCTGTCCGCCGTGCGGATCTCGGGTGGTGTCGCCGGCAACGTCATCCCGGACCGGTGCGAGGTGACGATCAACTTCCGGTTCGCCCCGGACCGGGACGTCGCCGGCGCCCTGGCCCACGTCCAGGAGGTGCTCGCGGGCTACGAGCTGGAGCTCACCGACAGCTCGGGCGGCGCCCTGCCGGGCCTGTCGGCCCCGGCCGCGGCGGCGTTCGTCACCGCCACAGGGCGCCAGCCCCGGGCCAAGTACGGCTGGACCGACGTCGCCCGGTTCGCGGCGCTCGGCATCCCGGCGCTCAACTACGGCCCCGGCGACCCGAATCTCGCGCACACCCGCGACGAGTACGTCGAGCTGCCCCTGGTCGAGGAGGCAGAGCGCGTCCTGCGCGCCTACCT